From the Kogia breviceps isolate mKogBre1 chromosome 10, mKogBre1 haplotype 1, whole genome shotgun sequence genome, the window ATGGCTACAAGGTCGTATTCGTGCGCCGGAGCCCACTGGTGCTGGTGGCGGTGGCCCGCACGCGGCAGTCGGCACAGGAACTGGCGCAAGAGTTGCTCTACATCTACTACCAGATCCTGAGCCTTCTTACGGGCGCGCAGCTGAGCCACATTTTCCAGCAGAAGCAGAACTATGACCTGCGGCGGCTGCTCTCGGGCTCTGAGCGCATCACGGACAACCTGCTGCAGCTCATGGCGCGAGACCCCAGTTTCCTGATGGGGGCGGCGCGCTGCCTGCCCCTGGCGGCGGCCGTGCGCGACGTCGTGAGCGCCAGCCTGCAGCAGGCGCGCGCCCGCAGCCTCGTCTTCTCCATCCTGCTGGCGCGCAACCAGCTCGTGGCGCTCGTGCGCCGCAAGGACCAATTCCTGCACCCCATCGACCTGCACCTGCTCTTCAACCTCATAAGTTCCTCCTCGTCCTTCCGCGAGGGCGAGGCCTGGACGCCCGTGTGCCTGCCCAAATTCAACGCAGCCGGCTTCTTCCACGCACACATCTCTTACCTGGAGCCTGACACGGATCTCTGCCTGCTGCTCGTCTCCACCGACCGTGAGGACTTCTTTGCAGTGTCTGACTGCCGCCGCCGCTTTCAGGAGCGCCTGCGGAAGCGCGGAGCGCACCTGGCGCTGCGAGAGGCACTGCGCACACCTTACTACAGTGTTGCCCAAGTGGGCATCCCTGACCTGCGCCACTTCCTCTATAAGTCAAAGAGCTCGGGACTCTTCACCAGGTGAGGGAGGGCCTTGGGGACACTGCTTGAGGGAGACaagggtgtggtgtgtgtgtgggggtggccAGTTGGGCCTGAGCTCTGATGCAGTCCTGAAGCTGACGACCCCTCTGGGAATGGACCAACCTGCTGTGTCTGTTTGACTCTGATACCAGGAACCCAAACCCCCTATCACCCTACTCCCCATCAGCATACACCTCTCTACTTCAGTCATTTCCCATAAGGCATTGAAATACCCAATACACCCAGGGAAGGAAGCTGGAACAGAGGTCTCCTCTGTTTGGTCAGTTTGGTCCAGCCCAGGATGCAGAACTCTACTTCCTCCTCCAGCGGAGGGGCTGGGGCCAGATGAGGCATCTCTATCCTCCTTTTACCCCTTTTTGGTCCAGAGGGTTCCTGGCTCACTTTTCCTCCATCTCAGACCTGTCACTCTGTCAAGGACACCTAAACCCAGATTGGCTTCTCCAAGGGAGGGTCACCAAAGATGCCATGAacttgggggagaggggagaacagGGCTCCAGCCTGGGTGGGCCCAGCTTTGTCTTGGGGAGTCTTCAGTAGTGAGGAGACAATGCCTTATCCTGGGGTGGGGGTCACTTGGTGGGTAGAACACATGGTAGAGTCTCCCTGGCTAGGAATAGGTGTTTCTGGATCTCCAGAGAAGCCAGTGGAAGTCATTCCTTTGCGAACCTACTCCCCCATCTCCAGCCCTGAGATCGAGGCCCCGTACACCAGTGAAGAGGAGCAGGAGCGGCTGCTGGGCCTCTACCAGTACCTGCACAGCCGCGCCCACAATGCCTCCCGCCCACTCAAGACTATCTACTACACAGGCCCCAACGAGAACCTCCTGGCTTGGGTAAGGCagctctgggctgggctgggcttcaTCAGGGTCCTGGGCAAGGGCCACGAGGGTTGTCTAATCTGGATGACCACCCTGTGCCCCCTTCCTCCAGGTGACAGGCGCCTTTGAGCTCTACATGTGCTACAGCCCCCTGGGGACCAAGGCGTCGGCCGTCAGTGCCATCCATAAACTGATGCGCTGGATCCGCAAAGAAGAAGACCGCCTCTTCATCCTCACGCCCCTCACGTACTGATGAGAATGTGTGTGGGCTCAGCCCTCCTAGGCACACCAGGCTGTGGAAGCCATGGGAGCTTCCAGGTGGGACTGGCCTCTCTGGCCCAGGCAGCAGGCAGGGACTGTGGGTTGGTGTGTGCATTAAAGTGCTTTGGGGAAGACACTTGTGGGCCTTGTCACTTTCCTTcactctcactcacacacagacGCTGGATCCTCCTCCCTAGGCCTTGCCCATGCTTCCCCATGTGCAGCATCCCATGTGCTCAGAGTTGGCCCCTAGGCTGGGGCTGTTTTCATTCAGCTGAAGTCCTGCCACATGTAAAGTGTTCTCTAGGACCCCACTGGCCTTCCCCACCACGACCAACCTCCTGCGACGCCCCATCCCACTCTCAGTCTGAGCCCCTGGTGCCTCCCCTGTCACTCCTAGGTGGGATTCCCAGCTATATGGCCTGAAGGACCACCCAACCACCTGGGAGCCCTGACTGTGGCTCTGCTTAATGGACTGCTGTAGTTCAGCACGGGCTGAGCTAAGTAAGACAGGGACAGTCAAGTGGAGAGAGTCTGAGCCCGGGCATGGGTGGGAGCCCTTGGTGAGGTGGCCCAGTGTTCAGCACAAATTCAGAGTCCAGCCTCACGATAGCTGTAGGCCTCTGGGGAAACTATTCCAGCTTAGGGTTCCTCATGAAGGCTGTCCACCTCAGCTCCCCTACCTCCAGCCAGCACATTCCTCAGGATGGCCCCCAGGAGTGAGCCAGAGGACCTGAAAGAAGACCCAGCTGACCTCTGGGGCAGGAGTGGACCCTGCCCTAAGAAGGGCTGATGCCCTTTTCAGTCACCCTGTTCCCTGGCATGGCCCAGCCTACATGGGTCACCATGAACATCCCAGGAGGCTCAGCAGTGAAGGCCCAGCCCTATTCACTCTCCATGAGACCTTCTTAGGACAGAGTTCAAGGCAGAGTGCAGAAAGCCTCTACCTTCCTGCTGGGGTCTCTCCCAGTTATGCCACAACTGAACTATCTCATTGGCCAGGGAAACAGAAGACCTAGGAAGTGTTTGGGAGAATAGTGTCCATGGAATATGGTCTTCAGACTATAGAGTGGATCACCTTCATGCAGTCTCTGAGTGCTGGACCAAGATACTCTGCCACTAAAACCAACCCATGCCGGAGAATGTGTTTTTGTGGTGGTGTAGGCCAAGGATGCACTGGAATGAGTCACTTACTGTCCCAGGAAATGGCagcacagcccctgcccttgGCCTCACCCCAGATCACATTAGAATGGGTATGGCAGCAGGCCACCTGCCCAGACCCCAAAGCCCCTATGGAGCAGCCACAGGCTTGGTGGGTGCTGCTCACACTGCCCACATGCCCTAGGTCTCTTTTCTGTCTGCTTGCTGTTTCTGTTCCTTCCCTGAATCCTGGAAAGGGCACCAAGCCACTGCCTCTGGGGCCAGGGTGATGCCAGGCTAGCTGTCTCTGACTGCTACCAGTGTTCTTCTGGTCAATGGTCAGCCTCCAGGTGTCCCTGCTGCTTACACTGATCCCTGTAGGGCTTCCAGCTTCTTGCCGTTCAGCACCTatcctgggtgggggtgggaagagatAGTCACAATTAGATAAGTGTGTATACCTAGGACAGTAGGCACCTAGGAGTGTGGGGTTTACCTGTTTGGGGAGCAAGGAAGGGACAACAGGCAAATATGAAAGGTGTTCCTAGTGGAGCAACAAGCATGTGCAAAGGGATGAACCTGGTATGGTAAAGAACCTTGTCCGACTGGGTAACAGTGAAGCTGGAGAAGTCTTTAAAGCCTAGGGTTCTCAAATTCCAGGTAAAAGTCTGGCAGTGGGGAGCCACAGAATGTTTTAAAGCTGCAGAGTGACATGGTCATATTGTGGTTACAGAGGTCCCCCTGCTGTCACTAGGATGATCTCTTTGCGTTGGAGAAAGAGGCTGGCACTAGTTCTCTGGAGTGGTGTTCAGAGGGGAGTGAGAGCCCAAAGGGGGCAAAGTGGCTAGCACTCCTTCAAGGTGACAAATGCAAGAGCAGTGGGGTAGGTCCTTAGCTGAACGTGGGCCAGGCCTTGTGAATTCACCTTGAGAAAGCGCTTGTATTCGGCACTGCAAGGCTCCATTAGCTGACTTCCCCCACATGGCTTGCCTGCCCCCCCTCCCACAGACCAAGTGGATGAGGAGGGAGGAAGCGGCACTCTGTGGATGCCTGCTGTCAAAGACCAAGGCAACCTCAGAGGAGATGCCAGCCTGGGGGCAGCCAACAGCTTGGCCACATGATGGCAGCAGAGAACCAACTGTTGACTGCTGcacacccaccccccaaaacaGGTGAACAGGGAGGACCCCTCAAGTTTCCTTCCAACCCCTAGAAGTCTCTCCTAATGTCCTGAAGCAGAATAGGGGTCACAAGAACCCATGTCTCAGCGCCGGGCAGGGAATGTTTCATCAGTTTTGCCTTGCATGACTATCTTTAGACATGTTGACTGTGGAACACAGGAATGGTGCCATAATTTCTGATGTGTGTTTATTCATTTCCAGGCCAATTCTGGTTAGCGAAGGGAGTGCCTTTTATGTTGCCTCAGGCACGGTATCCTCCCAGCACTGGGTGTGGCCGCCCCCGTGCTGTTTCCACCCTGTTACCAGATGCTCATTAAGCTCCAGCCTGGAGGGGTAGGGGAGTCCAGCATTAGgaatgggggatggggggagtcAGGTATCCAGAGTAAACTGTGCTGGGGTAGGTGTAGCACAGGGTCTGTGGGACACACAAAATGGACTTGTCACCGCCTGGATCAggtaggcttcctggaggagatgccACCTAAGTTgcaagagaaggaagggaaaagggtgCTCCTGGAAGGAAGAACAGGAGTATGGGCTGGATGGTGAGTAAAGGAGATACTCGTAGGGTCAGGCTGAATCCTGTTGGGCTGAgggctcctctccccacccctacccgTTACCCTCCAAAGCTCTGGGACTCACAGTTCACAGGTCCCTCAGACCTCAGCCTTGGGCCACCCTGTGATGCTTTCCCTCCCTCCAGGGTCCAGGCCCACCTGGCTGAAGGGGATGTCAGGCTAAGGATGTCCCCCAGGGCCCCCCTCCAGTGTTGCGGGGAGCCAGTTTCCAAGGAGCAGATGCTGAGAGATGGCAAGAGCAGACCCGAGTTGACTCCCCTGCCCTTGCCCCACACATATCACATCCTGGAGAGAGAACTCTGGGTAACCACCTAGTGAGAACTACACCCTCATTTCAGAGACTGAGAGGCTGAGGTCCAGCACGGCTTACAGAGCAGGTTAGACGTGCCCTGAGAGCCAAAGCCCATGTTTCCCTCATATCAGGGAGGCCCTGGAGCAGAGCTAGGAATGAAGGCCAACATTATGTCCCCATCCTACAGCTGCCACCTACTGAGGCAGCAGTGGACAGACCAGAGCTAGGGTTGGGCCTCCACATAAGTTGCTTCTCCTCTGACTCTAACGTCCAGCCAACAGGGCTGGCCCCATCTTATAAATCCCACCTGCCCAGGGCAGGTGGGATGCAATGCACCATCCTGTCGCTGTCAGCCCAGGGCAGGCCCACAGAGGGATAGTCCCTGCCCACAGAGGCTAGTGCCACTCCTGGGgtctctccacacctcccctctgggTCTCCAGACATTCCTGGCCTCTGTTCCCCACACGGTGGGTGCCCCAGCCCCTGACAGGAACGAGTGTCTGAGGATGTTGCTGTATCCTGGCGCTAAGAGAAAAAATAGGCCAGGTGGTCCTCAAATGCACTGGGGCAACACGCCCCCTCACTTCGCCCGGTCGGTCGTAGGGGGCGGGACGGGACAGCTCAGGTCTACTTAACCTCTCTCCAGGCCACTCCACGCACACCCACCCACAGGCCACTGAGAAAAAGGGGACCAATTGTAGGTGTAGGACCCAGGCTTCCGAGGGCCAGGAAAGTCGAACAGAGAGAAGGGCTGGGCTAGGCCAGGCATagagcaggccccgcccacagccccgcccccacacccgggccccgcccgccccgcccgccccgcccctggcACTCAGACAGACTTTGTTCCAAGCACCGGCTGGGAACGGCAGCTAGGGCAACAGGTGGGGCGGCCTCTCTGCATGTGTGTCCGCCCGCGCCAGGTGCTCAGACCCGAGGGCAGGAGAAGGCGGTGGGCATCTCAGGAGTCCCGGTGCGGTCGGTGCCCCAGGGCTCCCAGGACCGGCGCTCGACGCTTGTCCGAACCCAGACTTCTCGTCTGCTCCCAGCCAGGCCTGGGCCTGCAGGAGCCTCCGCGGGGCCCCATCTGGGCCTCAATGGAGCTCCACCCTCCGCCATTGCAGCCCTTCCTgttactactgctgctgctgccgccgccgctgctaCCGGCAGTGCCCGAGACGGGAGGATCCTGGCAGTGCCCACGCATCCCCTATGCTGCCTCCCGCGACTTTGACGTGGAGTACCTGGTGCCCAGCTTCTCGGCTGGCCGGCTGGTACAGGCTGTGGCAACCTACGAGGGCGGCAGGGAAGGGAGTGCCGTGTTCGTGGCCACACGCAATCGCCTGCATGTGCTTGGGCCTGATCTGCAGCCTGTTGAGAGCCTAGCCACTGGCCCTGCTGGGGCCCCTGGCTGCCAGACGTGTGCGGCCTGTGGCCCAGGCCCCCACGGCCCACCGGGAGACACAGATGCGCAGGTTCTGGTACTGGAGCCGGTGCTGCCCGCACTGATCAGTTGTGGCTCCAGCCTTCAGGGACGCTGCTTCTTGCATGAGCTAGAGCCTCGCGGGACAGCCATGCACCTGGCGCCACCAGTCTGCCTTTTCTCAGTGCACCACAATCATCCGGAGGACTGTCCCGACTGTGTGGCCAGCCCGCTAGGCACCCTCGTGACCGTGGTTGATCAGGGCCATGCCTCCTACTTCTACGTGGCATCCTCACTGGACTCGGCGGTGGCCGCCAGCTTCAGCCCACGCTCAGTTTCCATCCGGCGCCTCAAGGCCGACGCCTCAGGATTTGCACCAGGCTTTGCCGCACTGTCAGTGGTGCCTGAGCACCTGGCTTCCTACCGCATCGAATACGTGTACAGTTTCCATGCAGGAGCCTTCGTCTATTTCCTGAGTGTGCAGCCAGCCAACGTGGTAGATGCTCCTGGCGCCTTACACACGCGCCTGGCACGGCTCAGTGCTATGGAGACTGACCTGGGCGACTACCGCGAGCTGGTCCTCGACTGCCGTTTTGCACCTAAACGCCGGCGACGCGCGGCCCATGAGGGCGCGCAGCCCTACCCGGTGCTGCGGGCGGCCCACACTGCTCCAGTGGGCGGGCGACTGGCTACTGAGCTGAGCATCGCTGAGGGCCAGGAagtgctattcggggtcttctcaGCTAGCAGAGACAGTGGCCCAGGTGTGGATCCCAACTCTGTCGTCTGTGCGTTCCCTGTAGACTTGCTGGACACTCTCATCGAGCAGGGTGTGGAGCGCTGTTGTGAGCCTCCTGTCCACCCTGGCCTCCGGCGAGGCCTCGACTTCTTCCAGTTGCCCAGTTTTTGCCCTGACCCGGTGAGCAGAAAAAAAGGGCCCTCACTTGTGAGCAGTGTGCACATGCTTCTCTTCCAGCACTGAGACGGTCTGGgatggggagggcaggcagggagaATTTTCTCTTCCACCCAGTTTCTTAGGGGGTGGTGTGAGGGAATCAGCCAAACAAAGGCCACACTGGAAGTTCATCTCCCAGCCAGGCTAGACCCCGTTGCTACACCATCTTGCTCTTTCACCCTCTCACTTACCGTGGTCCCTTGCTTTTTTAGGTAATTTCCCTTGTTATGTGAAAATTGGATTACATCATAACTGTCTCTCTACCAGGCACACTTCCAAACACTGGGTACAGTGATGGTTGTCCCTTCCTACCTGCTCACCACATATACCCTTAGGGACACACAAAAAAACAGCACCCTCCCCTCCACAGGCAAATACAAATTCACCCAGACTCACATCTACTCACCAACACGTTTTCACTTTCCCTGTGGGAATACTTGTTTTGCTCTGCTTTCTCAAGAGGGTGGGGCAGGAGTTGTCAGAGAATGCTCCCCTCCACCCCTGTTCCAGAGAGCCTTCTGGGCCTTGGAAGTTGGGGGCTTGTCAGGGAGCCTGCATTCCTTGGGCTTTCCTGACTCACTCACCCCTGACTGTTCTCCGTGCGGCGACTGGGGGAGGATTCAGGACATAGTGAGAAGGTGGCTTGGCTCTAGTAAATTTGTGCAGGCAACTAAACATCTGGGGATGAGTAAAGGCCTAGGAGGGGCTGGTTGGATTTGGTTCACCATGTAGGAGTCCCAGACTTTCACCATAGTTGGGGCCCTTCTCACCTCAGGCAGGAGGTCTCCCAGCCTCTGCTGAACTAGGCGCTCCTTCCTGCAGACCCTACCCAGGTTCTCTTCAGCCATGGTGTCAGGGAGCTAGAGCAGAGACTAAGAGGACGTTCCTTAAAATGCTTCCCTGATGACAAACCCAAAACTCATCCCTTGAAGCCATTGAAACAGTCCCACCATACATTACAAGAGATTAAGCCAAGGAAATGGGGTGAACGAACAAACAGATGGCATTGGACAAGTGGCCTTTCAGGGAGCTAACCCACAGTCGCTGCTCTCTGAGTCTTTGGCTGCTCTGTGGCTCTGGCCCTGCTGTGACATTCTTCACCGACTCCTTTCACTCTGATTGACGCCCCAGTGGTGGGAGAGAATTTACACACAATGAGGGGTGGGGgatcttctgcctccctctttcaaCTGACTCCCTCTGGGTTGAGGAGGCCCTAGGGGTTGAGATCCCTAGTCTGCATCTGGGCAGCCCTGACtgccctcctctccttctctctggggAGGCAGAACCTCTCCCTGACTTGGCTAGTGGTCAGGGGATCACACGACTTGGCAGTGCAAGGCTCCAAAAGGACTAATCTCAAGCCCTGCCTACAGGCTGGCCAGGCCCCCAGGCAGTGTGTGAGCCAGCCTGTACAGTGTTTGTCCAGTGACTGGGCATGCAGCCTCCAGGAAGAAAGCCACTGTGTGCTCATCTTGGCTGCCTTCACAAAGCCTGAGGGGCTCAGAGCTGGTACCTGCCCTCCATGGGTTCAGATAGGGTTTGAGTCTGGCGGAGTCACCCTCCTCTATGGAGCATTGGATACTTGAGTCTTTTCAGGAGGCTGGAGCCTGGAAATTCAGACAAGCCTGGAAATCCAGAGCTAAAGCCCTGGAGCCCAGGGGCAAACAGGCAGCGGCGCAGCTCTGACCAGGGTAGGGCCTCTTTTCCACCCCACAGCCCCACCTGTCCCTGAGTCATACTGAAAACACCTGGCTGGCTTCCTGCTAGGGCCAGGACTTTTACTCACCTCCAGTGAGGACAGAGTCCcagtccccacccacccaccctatAGACCCAGTGTGTGTAGTTTCAGGGCCCAGCTCTATGCTGAGGTCTTGTTCCCAAGACTTATAATCAGCACTGAGGTCTCAGGACTGGGTTAAGCATACTTAGTCTGATAGGGGCCTCCCATCAGCCTTGAGGAGTAGTACCCTTACGGCTGGCAAGGGAGGGTCCCAAGCTACTGGGCCACAGAGCCCTGTCTGCACCTTGCACCCAGCTCCAATACCCTGCATCCATACCCTCACTGCCTGAagcttccagaagcttccagagCTCGGCGCTGGGGCACTGAGTGTCCCCCAAACACCCTCCTGCTAAAAGCAGGGGAGAAATTAGTGTCTTCTGTTACCCGGGCCTTCAGGCCTTGGTTTATCCCTCCTGTACCCTGAAGGAGGTACGGGTAGCAACTGGAGGTACAGGAAGACCTTTGGCATCTCAGGGAGAAGGACGACATTACCAACGCTGTGCTGGCCAGTTAACCTCAGAGTTCAGCCCCGTAAGCATGTGGAGAGACTGAAGCCTGAAGAAGGGACAGGGTTTGTTGAAGTGCAGGGCAGGACCAGCAGGGGGCAGGAGAGGACTCTGGTCAGGATCTCAGACTTCTCACCTGGCTCGTCTCCTGAGAGGCGATAAGGCCTTTGACAGGTAAGCaaacctctctgagccagtttccttatctgtaaaatgggggtgatgagaGAACCCACTCTACAGCGTGGCTGTGAGGACAGAATGGGGTTGGCTCTGTAAAACTCAGTAACTCATTATCAGAATGGCCATGGCAGGGTAGGGCAAGGTGTAGGGGGAGCCAGCGTTCCAGCCTTGGCCTTCTTCCCTGGCCTTGCTACATCTGAGAGCCCCATGGAGGCGGTGGGGTAACTGGCAGGACTGGGGCCTTCTCCAGCCAGGCCAGGTGAGGGGTGTGAGTTTAGGCTGCTGTGGTCACTGACAGAAGCCCCAAGGGGTCAGTTCATGGACATgagccctgactctttccctgaccctccccagcctggcctggaggCTCCCAGCCCCCAAACCAACTGCCGCCACTTCCCCCTGCTGGTCAGCAGCAGCCTCTTACGGGTGGACCTATTCAACGGGCTGTTAGGACCAGCGCAGATCACTGCATTGCACGTGACACGTCTCGACAATGTCACAGTGGCCCACATGGGCACAGCCGACGGGCGCATCCTGCAGGTAGGTCCCTCATCTCCATGGCCCCTTGTCCCGGGATCCCTGTCCCCATTTTGCTCACAGCCGACCTGTCCCAGGTGGAGCTGGCCAGGTCTCTCAACTCCTTGCTGTACGTGTCCAACTTCTCACTGGGCAGCAATGGGCAGCCTGTGCATCGGGATGTCAGTCGTCTTGGGGACCACCTACTCTTTGCCTCTGGGGACCAGGTAAGGTGGGCAGCATAGGGCCCGGGGCTGGGCTGTTGGGAGCACAGCTTCTCCATCAGATCCAAGGAGGCATTGACACACAGGTCCCCCCACCCTGACCTACAGTAGGACCAGGGGGTCTAAGGGGCTCAGTCTCCCCCTTCAGCCACCCCTGAACCACCTGTTTGTCCAAGGTCTTCCAGGTACCTATCCAGGGCCCTGGCTGCCGCCACTTCCTCACCTGTGGGCGTTGCCT encodes:
- the MON1A gene encoding vacuolar fusion protein MON1 homolog A — encoded protein: MAADMQRKRSSEGPDGTLAPSDGQSVERAESPTPGLAQGMEPGAGQEGAMFVHARSYEDLTESENGVASGESPKEGAGGPPPLPTDMRQISQDFSELSTQLTGVARDLQEEMLPGSSEDWPESPGAAGRPATEPSREGTGEGDEEETAEAWRLHQKHVFVLSEAGKPVYSRYGSEEALSSTMGVMVALVSFLEADKNAIRSIHADGYKVVFVRRSPLVLVAVARTRQSAQELAQELLYIYYQILSLLTGAQLSHIFQQKQNYDLRRLLSGSERITDNLLQLMARDPSFLMGAARCLPLAAAVRDVVSASLQQARARSLVFSILLARNQLVALVRRKDQFLHPIDLHLLFNLISSSSSFREGEAWTPVCLPKFNAAGFFHAHISYLEPDTDLCLLLVSTDREDFFAVSDCRRRFQERLRKRGAHLALREALRTPYYSVAQVGIPDLRHFLYKSKSSGLFTSPEIEAPYTSEEEQERLLGLYQYLHSRAHNASRPLKTIYYTGPNENLLAWVTGAFELYMCYSPLGTKASAVSAIHKLMRWIRKEEDRLFILTPLTY